From one Agathobaculum sp. NTUH-O15-33 genomic stretch:
- the tnpA gene encoding IS200/IS605 family transposase, with protein sequence MANSLAHTKWVCKYHIVFTPKYRRKIIYKQLRKDIQQIIKDLCKWKGVEIIEGHMMPDHIHLLVSVPPKYSISQFMGYLKGKSAMMIFERHGNLKYKFGSRNFWATGYYVSTVGINTATIQKYIREQDKQDQIEDSLSKKEYVDPFKGSK encoded by the coding sequence ATGGCAAACAGTTTAGCACATACAAAATGGGTATGCAAGTATCACATCGTATTCACACCGAAATATCGAAGGAAAATAATCTATAAGCAGCTGCGAAAAGATATACAGCAAATTATAAAGGATTTGTGCAAGTGGAAGGGTGTGGAAATCATCGAAGGGCATATGATGCCTGACCATATTCATTTACTCGTAAGCGTGCCGCCGAAATACAGTATCTCGCAGTTTATGGGATATTTAAAAGGGAAAAGTGCGATGATGATATTCGAGCGGCATGGGAATTTAAAATATAAATTCGGCAGTCGTAATTTCTGGGCGACTGGATATTATGTGAGCACGGTAGGAATCAATACGGCCACGATTCAAAAATATATCAGGGAGCAAGATAAGCAGGATCAAATCGAAGATAGCTTAAGTAAGAAAGAATATGTTGACCCTTTCAAGGGTAGTAAGTAG
- a CDS encoding ferredoxin, whose amino-acid sequence MEVKIDRDGCISCGLCEGTCPEVFRIADDGLAEVYHQPDDDAQKAGAQEAAGGCPVSVIHTEG is encoded by the coding sequence ATGGAAGTTAAAATCGATCGCGACGGCTGCATTTCCTGCGGCCTGTGCGAGGGTACTTGCCCCGAGGTGTTCCGCATTGCGGACGATGGTCTTGCCGAGGTTTATCACCAGCCGGACGACGACGCGCAGAAGGCTGGCGCGCAGGAGGCCGCCGGTGGCTGCCCTGTTTCGGTCATTCATACCGAGGGCTGA
- a CDS encoding asparaginase, which yields MKHILMVATGGTIACRQTGRGLAPSLTGEELLEMLPEIGKICKVVVENPLTIDSTDMCAEDRMKIATCIWQNYDRYDGFVVTHGTDTLSYTSALLYHVLRNLNKPVILTGAQKPMGGDPDSDAERNLLDAFRVACSGWTGVAAVLHGRIIRGNHVVKMHSTAVDAFRSVGAPLAGTVDEEGNVRLSIVPLLGGEPYFVDQVDPHIVLMKLVPDLDPSIFDFLARYPKVIIEGFGSGGIPQRLEKVVQKLIMSGTKVYLTSQCIEGETNLHKYEVGRRAEAMGAISLGHRTTVDAVAAIMCGEI from the coding sequence ATGAAACACATTTTAATGGTCGCTACCGGCGGCACCATCGCCTGCCGGCAGACCGGCCGCGGTCTCGCCCCCTCTCTCACCGGAGAAGAACTGCTTGAAATGCTGCCCGAGATCGGCAAAATATGCAAGGTCGTTGTGGAGAACCCGCTTACGATCGATTCCACCGATATGTGCGCGGAAGACCGCATGAAAATAGCCACCTGTATTTGGCAGAACTACGACCGGTACGACGGCTTTGTCGTTACACACGGCACGGATACTCTGTCCTATACTTCCGCCCTATTGTACCACGTGCTGCGCAACCTGAACAAGCCCGTAATCCTGACCGGCGCGCAGAAGCCCATGGGAGGCGACCCGGATTCCGACGCGGAGCGCAATCTGCTGGACGCCTTCCGCGTGGCCTGCTCGGGCTGGACGGGCGTCGCCGCCGTGCTGCACGGCCGGATCATCCGGGGCAACCATGTGGTTAAAATGCACTCCACCGCGGTGGACGCGTTCCGTTCCGTCGGCGCACCGCTCGCCGGCACGGTGGACGAGGAAGGCAACGTACGGTTAAGCATCGTTCCGCTGCTTGGCGGCGAGCCGTATTTTGTCGATCAGGTCGATCCGCACATCGTACTGATGAAGCTGGTGCCCGATCTCGATCCCTCTATTTTCGATTTTCTTGCGCGCTATCCCAAGGTTATCATCGAAGGCTTTGGTTCGGGCGGTATCCCGCAGCGTCTGGAAAAGGTGGTGCAAAAGCTTATCATGAGCGGCACCAAGGTCTATTTGACCAGCCAGTGTATCGAAGGAGAGACCAATTTGCATAAATACGAGGTCGGCCGCCGGGCGGAAGCCATGGGCGCGATCTCCCTTGGGCACCGCACCACGGTGGACGCGGTCGCCGCCATTATGTGCGGCGAAATTTAA
- a CDS encoding iron-containing alcohol dehydrogenase, which yields MDNFKFYMPTRIFFGPGSVKKLSRAKLPEGKGLIITGGTSTTRLGYVGKVAEALREGGHDTLVYNKVQPNPTIEGVRECAKLCREENCSFIVGLGGGSSIDTAKAVSIMATNEGDWWDYIVGGTGKGQKIKNDGLPVIAVTTTAGTGTEADPFTVISNGEQKIGGGTDKTFPFLSIVDPDFMMTVPPHLTAYQGFDALFHACEGYIATCANPISEMFSLRAVELIGASLPTAVHDGGDKPARGNVALANTLAGFVESLSSCTGEHAIEHALSAFHPELPHGAGLIVISKAYWKHFFQSSGDKLVALARALGKTDASEPQHFIDALGDLMKNCEVAHLRMSGYGIVPEDFGKIADNARDTMGGLFRLDPAPLSREDIIDILRESYQ from the coding sequence ATGGATAACTTTAAATTTTATATGCCCACCCGTATCTTCTTCGGCCCCGGCTCGGTGAAAAAGCTTTCGCGCGCCAAGCTGCCGGAAGGCAAAGGCCTGATTATTACGGGCGGAACTTCCACCACCCGCCTTGGCTATGTCGGCAAGGTGGCCGAAGCGCTGCGAGAGGGCGGACACGATACACTGGTCTATAATAAGGTGCAGCCCAACCCCACGATTGAGGGCGTGCGCGAATGCGCCAAGCTCTGCCGCGAGGAAAACTGCTCCTTCATCGTCGGTCTGGGCGGCGGTTCCTCGATCGATACGGCAAAAGCCGTTTCCATCATGGCCACCAACGAGGGCGATTGGTGGGATTATATCGTGGGCGGCACCGGCAAGGGCCAAAAAATCAAGAACGACGGCCTGCCCGTAATCGCCGTGACGACGACCGCCGGCACAGGCACGGAAGCCGACCCGTTCACCGTCATTTCCAACGGCGAACAGAAGATCGGCGGCGGAACGGATAAGACCTTCCCGTTCCTTTCGATCGTAGATCCCGACTTTATGATGACGGTGCCCCCACACCTGACCGCCTATCAGGGCTTTGACGCGCTGTTCCACGCATGCGAGGGCTATATCGCCACCTGCGCCAACCCCATCAGCGAAATGTTTTCTCTGCGCGCGGTGGAGCTGATCGGCGCTTCGCTGCCCACCGCCGTGCATGACGGAGGCGATAAGCCAGCGCGCGGCAACGTGGCGCTGGCCAACACGCTGGCGGGTTTTGTTGAATCGCTCTCTTCCTGCACGGGCGAGCATGCGATTGAGCACGCGCTTTCCGCGTTTCATCCAGAATTGCCGCATGGCGCGGGCCTTATCGTGATTTCCAAGGCTTACTGGAAGCATTTCTTCCAGTCCAGCGGCGACAAGCTCGTCGCGCTCGCACGCGCGCTCGGCAAAACGGACGCGTCCGAGCCGCAGCATTTTATCGACGCTTTGGGCGATCTGATGAAAAACTGCGAAGTGGCCCATCTGCGTATGTCGGGCTACGGCATCGTGCCGGAGGATTTCGGCAAGATCGCCGACAACGCGCGCGATACCATGGGCGGCCTGTTCCGCCTTGATCCCGCGCCGCTTTCCCGAGAGGATATCATCGATATCCTAAGAGAAAGCTATCAATAA
- a CDS encoding S-layer homology domain-containing protein: MKKRILAAGLSAVMALSMGATALAADDQMDIAPNQTAPVSSGVPDDVADTAWYKAAVDYVLKYNLIDLSAAMGGKVNFEPEVAITREEVAETIFRDAKLRNVSDVENAGNALKEMADYNEISAPFLQGVSFCYYSDIMKGDEQHKINPNANITREELAAVLERYYQYLVPTSADASSGMAIEEFTDAASISKFAVEPVRFCIANDLLRGNANGSFNPKGNVTRAEMAQIAFNMEQRFVAKAYEGLKLITK, translated from the coding sequence ATGAAAAAAAGAATTCTTGCCGCCGGCCTGTCCGCTGTCATGGCATTGTCCATGGGCGCCACCGCGCTTGCCGCCGATGACCAGATGGACATTGCGCCCAACCAAACCGCGCCCGTTTCTTCCGGCGTTCCGGATGATGTGGCTGATACCGCATGGTACAAGGCGGCGGTAGACTATGTGCTGAAATACAATCTGATTGATCTGTCCGCCGCTATGGGCGGCAAGGTCAACTTTGAACCCGAGGTTGCCATTACCCGTGAGGAAGTTGCGGAAACAATCTTCCGCGACGCGAAACTGCGCAACGTGAGCGACGTGGAGAACGCGGGCAACGCGCTGAAAGAAATGGCGGATTACAATGAGATCAGCGCACCCTTCCTGCAGGGCGTTTCCTTCTGCTATTATTCCGATATTATGAAGGGCGACGAGCAGCACAAGATCAACCCGAACGCAAATATTACCCGGGAAGAGCTGGCCGCTGTGTTAGAGCGTTACTATCAGTATCTGGTGCCGACCTCGGCGGACGCATCCTCCGGCATGGCGATAGAAGAGTTTACGGACGCCGCTTCGATCAGCAAGTTTGCGGTAGAGCCCGTGCGCTTCTGCATTGCGAACGATCTGCTGCGCGGCAACGCGAACGGCTCCTTTAACCCCAAGGGCAACGTGACCCGCGCGGAAATGGCGCAGATCGCGTTTAATATGGAACAGCGCTTTGTGGCCAAAGCCTACGAAGGCCTGAAACTGATTACCAAGTAA
- a CDS encoding aminopeptidase: protein MKAEDLFYDKKAGFDRLTRSDKTAMQTYAEGYKAFLDEGKTERDAVTELVRMAESKGFRAYTRGEAVAAGDRLYRVNRNKGVTLAVIGKKSLKDGVRLTAAHLDAPRVDIRTVPLYEDSGMAYFKTHYYGGIKKYQWTAIPLELRGVVCVCHNGRVKTVNIRVGSGPNDPKFVITDLLPHLASEQMAKKATEIVKGEGMNILIGSVPSETEDEKVTEKVKLAVMEHLNHEYGMTEADFLSAELCCVPAFQACDIGFDRSFIGAYGHDDRVCSYTAATALLDLKGTPAHTCVALLVDKEETGSDGVTGMQSRAFDTFMADLCRAQEVLPEECYENSICLSADVCNAFDPNFPEVSEKRNDARANCGFALVKYTGARGKSGTSDATAELMARIRCIFDKSDIIWQTGQLGRVDQGGGGTVAMYLANRNIDTVDAGVPVLSMHAPFELIAKLDLYMAYKGFGAFYKD from the coding sequence ATGAAAGCAGAAGACCTGTTCTACGACAAAAAAGCCGGTTTTGACCGCCTGACCCGAAGCGACAAGACCGCCATGCAGACCTATGCCGAGGGTTACAAAGCCTTTTTGGACGAAGGCAAAACCGAACGCGACGCTGTGACGGAGCTTGTCCGCATGGCGGAAAGCAAGGGCTTTCGCGCCTATACGCGCGGCGAAGCCGTTGCCGCGGGCGACCGCCTGTACCGCGTCAACCGCAATAAGGGCGTAACGCTTGCCGTAATCGGCAAAAAGAGCCTAAAGGACGGCGTGCGGCTGACTGCCGCGCATTTGGACGCGCCCCGGGTCGATATCCGCACCGTGCCGCTCTATGAAGACAGCGGCATGGCCTATTTCAAAACCCATTATTACGGCGGCATCAAAAAGTACCAGTGGACCGCCATCCCGCTGGAGCTGCGCGGCGTTGTCTGCGTTTGCCACAATGGCCGCGTCAAAACGGTCAATATCCGCGTCGGCAGCGGGCCGAACGATCCGAAATTCGTCATTACCGATCTGCTGCCCCATCTTGCCAGCGAGCAAATGGCCAAAAAAGCCACCGAGATCGTTAAGGGCGAGGGGATGAACATTCTGATCGGCTCTGTCCCGTCCGAAACCGAGGATGAAAAGGTGACCGAAAAGGTAAAGCTCGCGGTGATGGAGCATTTGAACCATGAATACGGCATGACGGAAGCCGATTTCCTTTCGGCGGAGCTGTGCTGTGTACCCGCCTTCCAAGCCTGCGATATCGGTTTCGACCGTTCGTTCATCGGCGCTTACGGTCATGACGACCGCGTTTGCTCCTATACGGCTGCGACCGCGCTGCTCGATCTCAAGGGCACGCCCGCGCACACCTGCGTCGCGCTGCTGGTGGATAAAGAAGAAACCGGCTCGGACGGCGTAACGGGCATGCAGTCCCGCGCGTTTGACACCTTTATGGCTGATCTTTGCCGTGCGCAAGAGGTATTGCCCGAGGAATGCTATGAAAACTCTATCTGCCTTTCGGCGGATGTGTGCAACGCCTTCGATCCGAATTTCCCGGAAGTTTCGGAAAAACGGAACGACGCGCGCGCCAACTGCGGCTTCGCGCTGGTAAAATACACGGGCGCGCGCGGTAAATCCGGCACATCGGATGCGACGGCCGAGCTGATGGCCCGTATCCGCTGCATTTTTGATAAGTCCGATATCATCTGGCAGACCGGCCAGCTTGGCCGCGTCGATCAGGGCGGCGGCGGCACGGTCGCCATGTATCTGGCCAACCGCAACATCGATACGGTGGACGCAGGCGTGCCCGTTCTCTCCATGCACGCGCCGTTTGAGCTGATCGCCAAGCTGGACCTTTATATGGCATATAAGGGCTTTGGAGCGTTTTATAAGGATTAA
- the coaE gene encoding dephospho-CoA kinase (Dephospho-CoA kinase (CoaE) performs the final step in coenzyme A biosynthesis.), giving the protein MKIIGLTGGSGTGKGTVAGLLCELGAASVDADAVYRRLCESDTAMLDALQSAFGDILLPNGALDRPALARIVFADPDQLALLNDITTPYIRAASIQALESFSDHPIVLYDAPTLFETGAEVLCERVIGVIAGRETRVERIMARDGLSETAARARIDAQPDDAYYRARCDYLIDNSGDLENLRRQTKQLYDTLLKENAI; this is encoded by the coding sequence ATGAAAATAATAGGCTTAACAGGCGGAAGCGGTACGGGAAAGGGCACGGTTGCCGGTCTGCTCTGCGAGCTGGGCGCCGCCTCGGTGGACGCGGACGCGGTTTATCGCCGTCTGTGTGAATCGGATACCGCCATGCTGGACGCGCTGCAATCCGCCTTTGGCGATATTTTGTTGCCAAACGGCGCGCTCGACCGCCCCGCTCTCGCGCGTATCGTCTTTGCCGACCCGGATCAGTTGGCGCTGCTCAACGATATCACCACGCCCTATATCCGCGCCGCTTCGATCCAAGCGCTGGAGTCCTTTTCAGACCATCCCATTGTGCTGTACGACGCGCCGACCCTGTTTGAGACCGGCGCGGAAGTACTGTGCGAGCGCGTGATCGGTGTGATCGCAGGGCGGGAAACCCGCGTGGAACGCATCATGGCGCGCGACGGATTATCCGAAACAGCCGCCCGCGCCCGCATCGACGCCCAGCCGGATGATGCATATTACCGCGCGCGCTGCGACTATCTGATCGATAACAGCGGCGATCTGGAAAACCTGCGCCGCCAAACAAAGCAGCTATACGACACCTTACTAAAGGAGAATGCAATATGA
- a CDS encoding L-threonylcarbamoyladenylate synthase, with protein MKTVILSPQSDKTAMQTAATLIKAGEVVGMPTETVYGLAANALNGAAVEKIFRAKGRPQDNPLIVHIADFQQIYDLCPHVPDSAARLAEAFWPGPLTMIVPKGDCIPNEVSCGLDTVGIRLPSHPMARELIRAAGVPLAAPSANTSGRPSTTTAEHVLNDMDGKIAAILDGGACGVGVESTVVSLAGEKPRLLRPGGITLEQLETVLGEVEVDRALYEKISDDTRVSAPGMKYRHYAPKAPVTAVRGAPAESAAYILAHAARADGVLCFDECAAAFAGLFVVSFGRSDDLPTQAREVFDALRAFDETDVHTIWAQCPSDEGLGLAVSNRIKKAAGFHIIEL; from the coding sequence ATGAAAACCGTTATACTTTCCCCACAATCCGATAAAACCGCAATGCAAACCGCCGCTACTCTGATAAAAGCGGGCGAAGTGGTGGGTATGCCCACGGAAACGGTGTATGGACTGGCGGCAAACGCGCTGAATGGCGCGGCAGTGGAAAAAATCTTCCGCGCCAAAGGCCGGCCGCAGGATAATCCGCTGATCGTCCATATCGCGGATTTTCAGCAGATCTACGATCTGTGCCCCCATGTGCCTGATAGCGCGGCCCGTTTGGCGGAGGCCTTTTGGCCCGGCCCGCTGACCATGATCGTGCCCAAGGGGGATTGTATCCCGAACGAGGTCTCCTGCGGGCTGGACACGGTGGGTATCCGCCTGCCCTCGCACCCAATGGCGCGCGAATTGATCCGCGCGGCGGGCGTTCCGCTGGCCGCGCCCAGCGCCAATACCTCGGGGCGGCCCTCCACCACAACGGCGGAGCATGTTTTGAACGATATGGACGGAAAGATTGCCGCCATTTTGGACGGCGGCGCTTGCGGCGTCGGCGTGGAATCGACCGTTGTTTCGCTCGCGGGAGAAAAGCCGCGCTTGCTCCGTCCGGGCGGCATAACGCTTGAACAGTTGGAGACCGTGCTGGGCGAAGTGGAAGTGGACCGCGCGCTTTACGAAAAAATAAGCGATGATACGCGCGTTTCCGCGCCGGGCATGAAATACCGTCATTACGCGCCCAAAGCGCCTGTGACCGCTGTGCGCGGCGCGCCGGCGGAAAGCGCCGCCTATATTCTCGCGCATGCGGCGCGGGCGGACGGCGTATTATGCTTTGACGAATGCGCGGCCGCATTTGCAGGACTTTTCGTTGTTTCCTTCGGCCGGTCGGACGATCTGCCCACGCAGGCGCGCGAGGTTTTTGACGCGCTGCGTGCGTTTGATGAAACCGATGTACATACGATCTGGGCACAGTGCCCATCGGACGAGGGCTTGGGACTCGCGGTTTCCAACCGCATCAAAAAAGCCGCCGGCTTCCATATCATCGAGCTTTAA
- the prfA gene encoding peptide chain release factor 1 — MFEKIEALAARLDELEARLSAPDLYDDPARAAKLLKERGDLEPIVTAYRKYQAAHTAIEEATELLNDPDMRELAQEELATAKNDVALLENELKLLLLPRDPNDEKNIFVEIRGGAGGEESALFAGDLYRMYTMYAARRGWETEIMSANETELGGYKEIIFRVAGEKVYSRLKFESGVHRVQRVPETESQGRVHTSTTTVAVLPEAEEVDFYLDPGDLRVDTFRSSGAGGQHINKTSSAIRITHIPTNTVVECQDERSQHKNRDKAMRVLRSRLYEAEVEKQNAAIAADRKSQVGTGDRSERIRTYNFPENRVSDHRIKLTLYKLDQFLNGDMDEVLDALIAADTAEKLRAQGEG, encoded by the coding sequence ATGTTTGAAAAAATAGAAGCCCTTGCGGCGCGACTCGACGAGCTCGAGGCGCGCCTTTCCGCGCCTGACCTGTACGACGACCCGGCGCGGGCCGCGAAGCTCCTCAAGGAACGCGGCGATCTGGAACCCATCGTGACCGCGTACCGAAAATATCAGGCCGCGCACACAGCCATAGAGGAAGCGACCGAGCTGCTGAACGACCCCGATATGAGGGAGCTGGCTCAGGAAGAACTGGCTACCGCGAAAAATGACGTGGCCCTGCTGGAAAACGAGCTGAAACTGCTGTTATTGCCGCGCGACCCGAACGATGAAAAGAATATTTTCGTTGAGATCCGCGGCGGCGCGGGCGGTGAGGAATCCGCCCTGTTCGCGGGCGACCTGTACCGTATGTACACCATGTACGCGGCGCGGCGCGGCTGGGAAACCGAGATCATGAGCGCGAACGAGACCGAGCTTGGCGGCTATAAGGAGATCATTTTCCGGGTCGCGGGTGAAAAAGTCTATTCGCGGCTGAAATTTGAATCCGGCGTGCACCGTGTGCAGCGCGTGCCCGAAACCGAAAGCCAAGGCCGCGTGCACACCTCCACCACGACGGTGGCCGTGCTGCCCGAAGCCGAAGAGGTGGACTTTTATCTCGATCCGGGCGATCTGCGCGTCGATACCTTCCGTTCCAGCGGCGCGGGCGGCCAGCATATCAATAAAACAAGCTCGGCCATCCGCATCACCCACATCCCGACCAACACCGTGGTCGAATGTCAGGATGAGCGCAGCCAGCATAAAAACCGGGACAAGGCCATGCGTGTGCTCCGTTCCCGGCTGTATGAAGCCGAGGTGGAAAAGCAAAACGCCGCCATCGCGGCTGACCGCAAAAGTCAGGTCGGCACGGGCGACCGGTCCGAGCGTATCCGTACCTATAATTTCCCGGAGAATCGCGTGAGCGATCACCGCATTAAGCTGACGCTTTATAAGCTCGATCAGTTTTTGAACGGCGACATGGACGAGGTGCTGGACGCGCTGATTGCCGCCGACACCGCCGAAAAGCTGCGCGCGCAGGGCGAGGGATAA
- the ppk1 gene encoding polyphosphate kinase 1 has product MPDVIWDQGFTQNRELSWLQFNARVLAEAEDETVPLLERVKFLAIFTSNLDEFFMIRVGSLCDMAAVDKNGIDNKSGMTAKEQLRRIYAAVPPLYERRDRAFADVETRLRDEGLERLDIADLAPHEQKFIKQYFKNVVAPVLSPQIVDGHHPFPHLEGKVLHIGALLSRKKNEVLGLLPVPASLPTLVFMPDSKTRYVPIEAILLEYAGHVFEMYDVLEKTVFCVTRNADINPDDEAFEYETDFRKKMEKLLRQRRRLAVVRVEISRPISDHFTEYFRRRLDVTDNQIFISRTAPLKMDYADTLGDCLSSTRRAALSDPPFSPQQPAMLPAGQSLLKQALRRDILLSYPYESMEPFLQMIREAANDPAVVSIRITIYRIARKAKLVEYLCAAAENGKDVTALIELRARFDEQNNIDWSERLEEAGCKIIYGFEDYKVHSKICLITRREKGGVRYITQVGTGNYNEKTATLYTDVSLVTSSESIGVDANTFFNNMALGNLEGRYDRLLVAPNGFKPRILGLIDEQIARGGDGYILLKFNSLTDIDIIAKLREASCAGVTVEMIVRGICCLLPGVPGKTDRITVTSIVGRYLEHSRIFVFGRDDAEKMYISSADLMTRNTERRVEIACPIDSPEVRARLHGVLRAMREDTVKARLLQPDGSYIKKPATSLGPTSAQVQLMREAMENAHNQPERSAPEPTGWRKFFNKLLGKVEE; this is encoded by the coding sequence ATGCCGGATGTGATATGGGATCAGGGCTTCACGCAGAACCGCGAGCTCTCTTGGCTGCAGTTCAACGCGCGCGTACTCGCCGAGGCGGAAGATGAGACCGTGCCGCTGCTTGAGCGGGTCAAATTTCTTGCGATTTTCACCAGCAATCTGGATGAATTTTTTATGATCCGCGTCGGCAGCCTATGCGACATGGCCGCTGTGGACAAAAACGGGATCGATAATAAATCCGGTATGACCGCCAAGGAGCAGCTACGCCGTATTTACGCCGCCGTACCCCCGCTGTACGAACGGCGCGACCGCGCGTTTGCCGACGTTGAGACACGTTTGCGGGACGAAGGGCTGGAACGCCTTGATATCGCCGACCTTGCGCCGCACGAGCAGAAGTTTATCAAGCAGTACTTTAAAAATGTGGTCGCGCCCGTTCTGTCCCCGCAGATCGTTGACGGGCACCATCCCTTCCCCCATCTGGAAGGCAAGGTGCTGCATATCGGCGCGCTGCTCAGCCGTAAAAAGAACGAGGTGCTTGGCCTGCTGCCCGTGCCCGCCTCGCTGCCCACGCTGGTGTTTATGCCGGACAGCAAGACCCGTTACGTGCCGATCGAAGCTATTTTGCTTGAATACGCCGGCCATGTGTTTGAAATGTACGATGTGCTGGAAAAAACCGTGTTCTGCGTCACCCGCAACGCCGATATCAACCCGGACGACGAAGCCTTTGAATACGAAACGGATTTTCGCAAAAAAATGGAGAAGCTGCTGCGCCAGCGCCGCCGCCTTGCGGTGGTCCGGGTCGAGATTTCACGTCCCATCAGCGACCATTTTACCGAGTATTTCCGCCGCCGGTTGGATGTGACGGATAACCAGATCTTCATTTCGCGCACCGCGCCGCTGAAAATGGATTATGCCGATACGCTGGGTGACTGCCTGTCCTCCACGCGCCGCGCCGCCCTGTCCGATCCGCCGTTTTCGCCCCAGCAGCCCGCCATGCTGCCCGCGGGCCAAAGCCTTTTAAAGCAGGCGCTCCGGCGCGATATCCTGCTTTCCTATCCCTATGAATCGATGGAGCCGTTTTTGCAGATGATCCGCGAGGCCGCGAACGATCCCGCCGTTGTTTCCATCCGCATTACGATCTACCGCATCGCGCGCAAGGCAAAGCTGGTCGAATACCTGTGCGCCGCCGCTGAAAACGGCAAGGACGTGACCGCGCTGATCGAGCTGCGCGCCCGGTTTGACGAACAAAACAATATCGACTGGTCCGAGCGCTTGGAGGAAGCCGGCTGCAAAATCATCTATGGCTTTGAGGATTACAAGGTACACTCTAAAATATGCCTGATCACCCGGCGCGAAAAAGGCGGGGTCCGTTATATCACGCAGGTCGGCACGGGCAACTACAACGAAAAAACCGCGACGCTCTATACCGATGTGTCCCTCGTCACCTCGTCCGAATCCATCGGCGTGGATGCGAACACGTTTTTCAACAATATGGCGCTCGGCAATCTGGAAGGGCGGTATGACCGCCTGCTTGTCGCGCCGAACGGCTTTAAACCGCGCATTCTGGGGCTGATCGACGAACAGATCGCGCGCGGCGGCGACGGCTATATTCTCTTAAAGTTCAATTCGCTGACCGATATCGACATCATCGCCAAGCTGCGGGAAGCCTCGTGCGCGGGCGTAACCGTGGAAATGATCGTGCGCGGCATCTGCTGTCTGCTGCCCGGCGTGCCCGGCAAGACCGACCGCATCACCGTGACCAGCATCGTGGGCCGTTATTTGGAGCATTCGCGCATCTTTGTATTCGGCCGCGACGACGCGGAGAAAATGTATATTTCCTCCGCCGATTTGATGACCCGCAACACCGAGCGCCGCGTCGAAATCGCCTGCCCCATCGATTCGCCCGAGGTACGCGCCCGTCTGCACGGCGTTCTGCGCGCCATGCGCGAGGACACCGTCAAGGCCCGCCTGCTCCAGCCGGACGGCAGCTATATCAAAAAGCCCGCTACTTCCCTTGGTCCGACGAGCGCGCAGGTCCAACTCATGCGTGAAGCCATGGAAAACGCGCACAACCAGCCCGAACGAAGCGCACCCGAACCCACCGGATGGCGTAAATTCTTCAATAAGCTGCTGGGCAAGGTGGAGGAGTAA
- a CDS encoding inorganic diphosphatase: MRNIWHDIDPRYVTPDKFVAVIEIPAYSKKKYELDKETGLLRLDRILYTSTHYPANYGFIPRTYADDGDPLDVLVLCSETLDPLIEVTCYPIGVIRMIDSDEVDDKIIAIPCEDPNWNYYHDIDQLPPHYANEIAHFFEVYKGLEHKQTTTSDALPRDDAVKVIEDCLERYQVHFCGKRPERD, encoded by the coding sequence ATGCGAAACATTTGGCACGACATCGATCCCCGCTATGTGACGCCCGATAAATTCGTGGCCGTCATCGAGATCCCCGCATACAGCAAAAAGAAGTATGAGCTGGATAAGGAAACCGGGCTGCTGCGGCTCGACCGTATCCTCTATACCTCGACCCATTATCCTGCCAATTACGGCTTTATTCCCCGCACCTACGCGGACGACGGCGATCCGCTCGATGTGCTGGTGCTCTGTTCGGAAACGCTCGATCCGCTGATCGAAGTGACCTGTTACCCAATCGGGGTCATTCGCATGATCGATTCCGACGAGGTGGACGATAAGATCATCGCCATCCCCTGTGAGGACCCAAACTGGAACTATTATCATGATATCGATCAGCTGCCGCCCCATTACGCCAACGAGATCGCGCACTTTTTCGAGGTGTACAAGGGTCTGGAGCACAAGCAGACCACCACCTCGGACGCGCTGCCCCGCGACGACGCGGTCAAGGTGATCGAGGATTGCCTTGAGCGCTATCAGGTGCATTTTTGCGGCAAGCGCCCGGAAAGAGACTGA